Proteins encoded by one window of Streptomyces sp. NBC_01477:
- a CDS encoding ROK family protein — translation MRHVIALDVGGTGMKAALVAADGTLLHEDRRPTGRERGPDAVVTAILDFAADLRAHGIREYGEPAAAAGVAVPGIVDDVNGIAAYAANLGWKDVPLRALLSRRLDGVPVALGHDVRTGGLAEGRIGAGRGTDRFLFLALGTGIAGAIGIDGRIEAGAHGCAGEIGHVVVRPGGPECGCGQRGCMEVLASAAAVSRAWAAASGDPDADAADCARAVEAGDPRALDVWRDAIDALAAGLVTGITLLDPRVLIIGGGLAEAGDTLFGPLRAAVEARVTFQKLPLIVPAALGDTAGCLGAGLLAWDLLSVEVSA, via the coding sequence GTGAGACATGTCATCGCCCTTGATGTGGGTGGCACCGGGATGAAGGCCGCCCTGGTCGCAGCCGACGGGACCCTGCTGCACGAGGACCGCAGACCCACCGGCAGGGAGCGCGGCCCGGACGCCGTCGTGACCGCGATCCTGGACTTCGCCGCCGACCTCCGCGCCCACGGGATACGGGAGTACGGCGAACCGGCCGCCGCCGCGGGCGTCGCCGTGCCCGGCATCGTCGACGACGTCAACGGCATCGCCGCGTACGCCGCCAACCTCGGCTGGAAGGACGTACCACTGCGGGCGCTGCTGTCGCGGCGGCTCGACGGCGTCCCGGTCGCGCTCGGCCACGACGTGCGCACCGGCGGCCTCGCCGAGGGCCGGATCGGCGCGGGCCGCGGCACCGACCGCTTCCTCTTCCTCGCCCTGGGCACCGGCATCGCGGGCGCCATCGGCATCGACGGGCGGATCGAGGCGGGCGCGCACGGCTGTGCCGGCGAGATCGGGCATGTCGTCGTCCGGCCCGGCGGACCCGAGTGCGGCTGCGGGCAGCGCGGCTGCATGGAGGTGCTGGCCTCGGCCGCCGCCGTCTCCCGCGCCTGGGCCGCGGCCAGCGGCGACCCCGACGCGGACGCGGCGGACTGCGCCCGGGCCGTCGAGGCCGGCGACCCGCGCGCGCTCGACGTCTGGCGGGACGCGATCGACGCGCTGGCGGCGGGCCTTGTCACCGGGATCACCCTGCTCGACCCCCGGGTGCTCATCATCGGCGGCGGTCTCGCGGAAGCCGGCGACACCCTCTTCGGACCGCTGCGGGCGGCGGTCGAAGCACGCGTCACCTTCCAGAAACTCCCCCTCATCGTCCCCGCCGCCCTGGGGGACACCGCTGGATGCCTGGGCGCCGGCCTGCTCGCCTGGGATCTACTCTCCGTGGAGGTATCCGCCTGA